The following coding sequences lie in one Rutidosis leptorrhynchoides isolate AG116_Rl617_1_P2 chromosome 6, CSIRO_AGI_Rlap_v1, whole genome shotgun sequence genomic window:
- the LOC139855417 gene encoding heavy metal-associated isoprenylated plant protein 16-like — translation MAKQKIVVKVTMNTEKKTRKALRIAATLWGVESASFVGPDKDQIAVTGEGIDSVELTTSLRKSVGYTELVSVGPVEKKPENKETKVAEVLQISPYQYYYNYGYYPYYY, via the exons ATGGCAAAG CAAAAGATTGTCGTTAAAGTGACCATGAACACCGAGAAGAAAACTCGTAAGGCTCTAAGGATCGCTGCTACTCTCTGGG GCGTCGAGTCGGCCTCATTTGTTGGACCGGATAAAGACCAGATAGCGGTGACTGGAGAAGGAATTGACTCGGTCGAGTTAACGACTTCGTTAAGAAAAAGTGTGGGGTACACCGAGTTAGTGAGTGTTGGCCCGGTCGAGAAAAAACCCGAAAATAAGGAGACGAAAGTAGCTGAGGTGCTGCAAATTAGTCCGTATCAGTACTACTATAACTACGGTTACTATCCGTACTACTACTAA